A genomic window from Blastococcus saxobsidens DD2 includes:
- the rpsR gene encoding 30S ribosomal protein S18, translating to MPKPPVRKPKKKVCQFCKDKATYVDYKDTTLLRKFISDRGKIRARRVSGNCSQHQRDVATAVKNSREMALLPYTSTAR from the coding sequence GTGCCCAAGCCCCCTGTTCGCAAGCCCAAGAAGAAGGTCTGCCAGTTCTGCAAGGACAAGGCGACCTACGTCGACTACAAGGACACGACCCTGCTGCGGAAGTTCATCTCCGACCGCGGCAAGATCCGTGCCCGCCGCGTCAGCGGCAACTGCAGCCAGCACCAGCGTGACGTCGCCACGGCCGTCAAGAACAGCCGTGAGATGGCGCTGCTGCCCTACACCTCGACGGCGCGCTGA
- the rplI gene encoding 50S ribosomal protein L9 → MKLILTQEVTGLGSSGDTVEVKGGYGRNYLLPRGLAIQATRGAEKQVESLRRARAAREVASHEEAQALAGRLTGLTVQVPARAGDGGRLFGRVTTADVAAAVTAAGGPELDRRRIELPSSIKTTGQHTVTVRVHPEVTSQLTIDVVAG, encoded by the coding sequence ATGAAGCTGATCCTCACGCAGGAGGTCACCGGTCTCGGGTCCTCCGGCGACACCGTCGAGGTCAAGGGCGGCTACGGCCGCAACTACCTCCTGCCCCGCGGGCTGGCCATCCAGGCCACCCGGGGTGCCGAGAAGCAGGTCGAGTCCCTGCGCCGGGCGCGTGCCGCCCGCGAGGTGGCCTCCCACGAGGAGGCGCAGGCCCTGGCCGGCCGCCTCACCGGCCTGACCGTCCAGGTGCCGGCGCGCGCCGGTGACGGTGGTCGCCTGTTCGGCCGCGTCACCACCGCCGACGTCGCTGCTGCGGTCACCGCGGCCGGTGGCCCGGAGCTCGACCGTCGCCGGATCGAGCTGCCCAGCAGCATCAAGACCACCGGCCAGCACACGGTCACCGTGCGCGTGCACCCGGAGGTCACCTCTCAG